One segment of Hypanus sabinus isolate sHypSab1 chromosome X2 unlocalized genomic scaffold, sHypSab1.hap1 SUPER_X2_unloc_2, whole genome shotgun sequence DNA contains the following:
- the LOC132385773 gene encoding zinc finger protein 135-like, giving the protein MSFTCADCGKGFPRSSCLLTHQRVHTGEKPFTCSDCGKGFTQSSQLRRHQSLHTGEKPFACSDCGKGFTWSSELKIHQRTHTGERPFTCSDCGKGFIRSSQLKVHQRTHTGERPFTCSVCGKGFTQSSVLKEHQRIHTAERPFTCSDCGKGFTHSSVLKVHQRIHTGERPFTCSDCGKKFTDSSRLQAHQRVHTGERPFTCSDCGKAFTRSSQVMVHQRIHTGERPFSCSECGKRFIHLSDLQVHQRVHTGERPFTCSDCGKAFTRSVELKTHQRIHTGERLFTCSDCGRGFTQSSQLMIHQRIHTGERPYACSDCGKRFSQSSDLQTHRRVHTGERPFSCSQCGKRFSQSSHLVTHYRVHTGETV; this is encoded by the coding sequence atgtCGTTCACCTGCgctgattgtgggaagggattccctcGGTCATCctgcctactgacacaccagcgagttcacactggtgagaagccgttcacctgctcagactgtgggaagggattcactcagtcatcgcaACTGCGGAGACACCAGtcacttcacactggggagaagccattcgcctgctcagactgtgggaagggattcacttggtcatctgaactgaagatacatcagcgaactcacactggggagaggccattcacctgttcagactgtgggaaagggtttattcggtcatctcaactgaaggtacatcagcgaactcacactggggagagaccgttcacctgctcagtctgtgggaaaggattcactcagtcttctgtactgaaggaacatcagcgaattcacaccgcagagaggccattcacctgctcagactgtgggaaaggattcactcattcatctgtactgaaggtgcatcagagaattcacactggggagaggccgttcacctgctcagactgtgggaagaaattcactGACTCATCCAGACTacaggctcaccagcgagttcatactggagagaggccgttcacctgttcagactgtgggaaggcatttactcggtcatctcaaGTGATGGTACATCAGcggattcacactggggagaggccattttcctgctctgaatgtgggaagagatttattcatttatctgacctgcaggtgcaccagcgagtccacactggagagaggccgttcacctgctcagactgtgggaaggcatttactCGGTCAGTTGAACTGAAgacacatcagcgaattcacactggggagaggctgtttacctgctcagactgtggaaggggatttactcagtcatctcaactgatgaTACATCAGcgtattcacactggggagagaccgtacGCCTGTTCTGAttgtggaaagagattcagtcagtcatccgacttacagacacaccgacgagtccacactggagagaggccattttcctgctcccaatgtgggaagagattctctcagtcatcccaccttgtgacgcactaccgagttcacactggggaaactgTTTAA